GGGGGGTAGTGATGAGCCTGAGCCGGGCCGGGGAAAATATTTTGCCGGAGAACAAAAAACTTTCCTGGGATGATATCCCCTGGCTGCCGCTGGCCCTGATCATCGCGGGGGCCACGTTATTGATCTATTTTTCCTTTATCCCTTTTTGGGGAGATCGGGATTTTAAGACCGGAAAGACTTATCTGGAAATGAAAAGGGCGCCTGAAGCCGTGTTGAACCTGAACCGTTCATTAGAGATCGATCCTTTTGAAGGGACGGTGATCTCGCATTTGGGGATCGCTTATTTGAATCAGAATAATTTTAGCGAAGCGGTGAAAGTTTTAACCTATGGGACGAAGGTTGATCCTTACAATGCCGACAATTATTTGATGCTGGCCAAGGTCGCGCTGGTCCAGGCTGATCAGGGCATACCAGGCAAATCGGCCGAAGCGATGCGCTTGAGCAAGATCGGGGTCGCCCTTGATCCTTATTACGCTGAGATCTTCCAGCTGATGGGGACGATCTATGAGCGGCAAGGTGAGAAATTGAAGGCGGCGCGGATGTACCAAAAAACTTTTATGATCAATCCCAATCTCGGCGAGGCGATGCTGGCCATGGAAAGGGTCGCTGCTCCGGACTTTATCGAAAAGGCGTTCGCCCAGGCTTTTGAGCGGTACAAGGACAAGAGTCCCGTGCTGGAAAAACTGGGCGGTTATTATTATAATCGCGGGGATCTTAATAAAGCGCTTAATATTGCCCGTCGGATGGCCCGGATCGAACCAAAAGGGACATTTGCTTATATTTTAGCCGGGCAGGTTTACCTGCGCCAGAACAACCTGGAACAAGCGCGCAAGACCTTTGAGCAGGTCGTTTTTCTTGATCCAAAGAACAGCACTGCTCTTCAATCCTTGGGTATGATCTATTTAAAAAAAGGGGATGTGGCAAAAGCGAAAGAGCTTTTTTCACAGGTACTGATCGTTGATCCGAATAATGAACAGGCCAAAAGAATAGTCGGGGGACGATGATAAAAGTAATCCTTGACCTTCTCCTTATTAATTTTTCTTTTGTTCTGGCCTATTATTTTCGTTTTAAGATTTTGATGTTTTATGCCCCGACCTCGATCCCCGTTTTTGGCCAATATCTTTCCTCCCTGGTTTTTATTTCTCTGGTTTGGCTGGCGGTCTTTCGTTTGGTTGGCCTTTACGACCAGAAGAAATTTACCGCTTTAATTGATGAGCTTGCTTTGTTGCTTTGGGGTGTGATCGCTTCCAGCCTGGTCCTGGTTGGCTTGCTTTATCTTTCCCGTGGCTTATGGTTTTCCAGATTGGTTTTGGCCAATGTCTGGTGGATCGCTTTTCTCCTTTTGGCCGCGAACCGGATCTTTCTTGTTTACGTCAGGCGCTGGCTTTACACGCGCGGCCTGGGGTTGAAGAAAACCATTGTACTGGGGGCCGGCCAGATGGGGGAGACTATGACCAGGAAAATGATCTCTGACAAAGGGCTGGGGTATCAGGTTATCGGCTTTCTTGATGACGACCCGGCCAAGATCGGGCAAAAGATCGGGGGGGTCCCGGTTCTTGGCCCTTTGCGCAGCGTTAAAGAGATCGCCAGAGAGGGGAAGCTTGATCATGTAGTGATCGCCAGCGCCAAGATCCCGGCCGAGACCACGCTTGATATCATCACCGATTGTGAGCGGTTTGGCCTGGAGTTTAAGATCGTTCCGGGGATATTGGAGATCATTGCCAGCCGGGTTGATGCCGATGAGTTGGGGGGGATCCCGATCCTGACCGTTTCGGAGATCAGGTTAAAAAGCTTTAACGCGGTCATAAAACGGACGACCGATCTTATTCTTTCTTTTCTGGCGATATTGGTCTTGTCCCCGATTTATTTGGTTTTTTCTTTGCTGATAAAGGCGACCTCTCCCGGACCGGTTCTTTATTGCCAGGAGAGGGTCGGCCGGGACGGAGAGACCTTTAAAATGTTCAAATTCCGTTCGATGATCGATAAAGCGGACGAAAAGATCACCGAGCTGAAAGGTCATTCGGAGGTTGGCGACGTTCTGTTTAAAATGAAAAACGACCCCAGGATCACACCGCTGGGAAGATTTATGCGGCGCTATAGTATTGACGAGTTCCCCCAGTTTTTCAATGTTTTCCTTGGCTCAATGAGCATTGTCGGCCCGCGTCCACCGCTGCCGCGCGAAGTCGTCAAATATAACGCCTGGCATAATAAACGCCTGCGGGTCAGGCCCGGGATCACCGGTCCCTGGCAGGTGCAGGGGAGGTCGCAGCTTCCCTTTGAGGATATGGTCAGACTGGATATTTACTACATTGAAAATTGGTCGCTCTGGCTTGATTTTAAATTGCTCTGTTTGACTATCCCGGTCGTCCTGACCGGCAAAGGGGCCTACTGATAAACGATCAGCTTTCCTCTCATTAGCTCGCTCCGTCCGCCGCTGGAGATCCCGATCGTGTAGAGATACACCCCGTTAGCGACCTGACCGCCAAAATGGTCGCGTCCGTTCCAGGCAAAGATGTTGGTGTTGGAGGAGGGAAACTCTTTTTTCCAAACCAGTTCACCGGTCAGGTTAAAAATGTAGAGCCTGATATCCGCCGGGAGAGAGAAGCCGGCAGAAAGGCGGCAAATAAAATAGGTTTGGCCATCCAGCCTGGGTGAGAATGGATTGGGGGCGTTGCCGACGTCGGAGAGGAGCACTCCCGACGAGTGAATAGCGGAAGAAAAACTTATCGTTTGAGCGGCAGAGTTGCCGGCCAGGTCGAGCCCTTCAATAACAATAGTGTTGTTCCCGGGAACGATCGGGACCTCTTTGCTAAATGTTTGGCTGGGAAAAAAACTATAAATCTCTTTGCCATTGCTGGTGATCATTACTTTTTGCAGGTTCCGGTCTGAGATAGCTCCATTGATGACAATGGTCTGTCGTTCGGTCACTTCGGGCGTCGCTTCTATCACTAATTTGGGGACGATCGTATCCTGGCAATACCAGAAAGTGCTTTGGGGGGAGGTGTTGCCGACCCGGTCGCGCGGTTTTACGGTGACCTCATAAGTCCCGTCCGAAAGAGGGAGGGTGATCCGGGCTTTAAGCGAAGCTTCGCTCGAACTGAATGTTTCACAGCTGGTCCCATTGACCATGACGATCGTGCCGGCCGGGTCAAGGCCGCTTCCGTTGTCGCTTAGGGGGAGGGGAAACTCAAAAGGAAATCTGCCAAAAACAGTCGCTCCGCCGGTCACGGTCAAGGTTGGCGGGGTGGCGTCAATGTTCAAGGAGAGTTGCTTTTCCGTCTTAGGCAATTTAACGGTCATTTGGGCTCCGCCGTCGCTTATTTTATTTGGGAGCGTGATCAGTCCGGACAAACTTTGTTCGGCTTGGTCATAGTAAAGAGTTTCGTTTAACGACTCTCCGTTGATCTTGACCGTCGCTTCGGTCTCGTCAACGAGCTCGTTTGTCGGGTCGGTGACCTGGATTTCGCAGTATATTATTGATCCGGGTTTTAGCCAATCGGTTTCCGCTGGCTTAATAAGCTTTAACTGAAGGGTGGTGGGGATGGCGTAGTTGATGGTCAATGAGTTTTTAGTGGTGTTTCCCGCTTCATCGGTCGCGGTCAAAAGAAAAAAGTTGACGCCAGGCTTGAGCGCTTGTTGCGATTCAAATGTTCCGCTTGAACGAACAGGTATTGTTTGTCCGTTGATCGTAAAGGTTCCAGGTTCATTGACGGTCCCCTGAAGCCGGTAGTTGTTGTCGATCGTTTCAGCGCTGGAAGCAACAATGATGACCGGGGCGGTTCGATCAAGAGTAAATGAGGCTATTTTATCTATTGTGAAAGCGGCTAAACCGTCATTGACGGCGAGCCTGGCATAATATTTCCCATCCGGAAGATCGCCCGGCAGAGTAATTGTTTGTTTAAGTATGCCCGCCGCCGCCGCGACCAGCATGCTCCTGGTTTTCAGGGGAAAAAACTCCGGATCGGGGGATATTTCCAGCGTCCAGACAGAGGGGACAGGCTTTGATATGGCGATAATTTCCAGGGAAGAATTGGTTGACGCCGGTTGCATGGTCAGTTCCGCGTTTGATGCTGGTACTGGTACAAGGACCTTCCAGGAAACAAGCCCGGGGGGTGTTTCCGGCCCAATAATAAAGCCGCGCCATTTTTCACCGTCCCAGGCAAGCCTGGCCGGTTGTTCAGGCAAGTCCAGCTTTTTTGGTTGGGAGAAAG
This window of the Candidatus Margulisiibacteriota bacterium genome carries:
- a CDS encoding sugar transferase, which produces MIKVILDLLLINFSFVLAYYFRFKILMFYAPTSIPVFGQYLSSLVFISLVWLAVFRLVGLYDQKKFTALIDELALLLWGVIASSLVLVGLLYLSRGLWFSRLVLANVWWIAFLLLAANRIFLVYVRRWLYTRGLGLKKTIVLGAGQMGETMTRKMISDKGLGYQVIGFLDDDPAKIGQKIGGVPVLGPLRSVKEIAREGKLDHVVIASAKIPAETTLDIITDCERFGLEFKIVPGILEIIASRVDADELGGIPILTVSEIRLKSFNAVIKRTTDLILSFLAILVLSPIYLVFSLLIKATSPGPVLYCQERVGRDGETFKMFKFRSMIDKADEKITELKGHSEVGDVLFKMKNDPRITPLGRFMRRYSIDEFPQFFNVFLGSMSIVGPRPPLPREVVKYNAWHNKRLRVRPGITGPWQVQGRSQLPFEDMVRLDIYYIENWSLWLDFKLLCLTIPVVLTGKGAY
- a CDS encoding gliding motility-associated C-terminal domain-containing protein, with product MRLKLGLISIFFLVSNACAAPEIYIDHSGNLLQSWLEGKNIKLARSLDLGSSFSQPITLSFSAEAFDLAADQTALKYYLIHQTSKEVFLSKTSGNNFNFSETRSLSKTGKNPKILASGGNLFAAWQKNDSICLASSNDQGETWLEPELITPTGETIGRLALASDGQNGCDLVFSTSSKYPDRYRLFLYSAKNRSLIKITEGFDPIVLARIAPGPFGPLIVWQQQYLGRREAFAVVSLNGGKSFSQPKKLDLPEQPARLAWDGEKWRGFIIGPETPPGLVSWKVLVPVPASNAELTMQPASTNSSLEIIAISKPVPSVWTLEISPDPEFFPLKTRSMLVAAAAGILKQTITLPGDLPDGKYYARLAVNDGLAAFTIDKIASFTLDRTAPVIIVASSAETIDNNYRLQGTVNEPGTFTINGQTIPVRSSGTFESQQALKPGVNFFLLTATDEAGNTTKNSLTINYAIPTTLQLKLIKPAETDWLKPGSIIYCEIQVTDPTNELVDETEATVKINGESLNETLYYDQAEQSLSGLITLPNKISDGGAQMTVKLPKTEKQLSLNIDATPPTLTVTGGATVFGRFPFEFPLPLSDNGSGLDPAGTIVMVNGTSCETFSSSEASLKARITLPLSDGTYEVTVKPRDRVGNTSPQSTFWYCQDTIVPKLVIEATPEVTERQTIVINGAISDRNLQKVMITSNGKEIYSFFPSQTFSKEVPIVPGNNTIVIEGLDLAGNSAAQTISFSSAIHSSGVLLSDVGNAPNPFSPRLDGQTYFICRLSAGFSLPADIRLYIFNLTGELVWKKEFPSSNTNIFAWNGRDHFGGQVANGVYLYTIGISSGGRSELMRGKLIVYQ